ACGAACTGTCGACGATAAATGCGACGTGCATGTTCGACATCAGACCATCAACGGCCTGCGGCGTGGGTACGGCCACACACGTCTCGGGCGGCCGGACGCGGGCTCCGTCAACCGGCGGACTGGGCGTCCGGCGTCACTCGGCGGACTGCGGGCTCCGGACGCCTCGCCGTGGTTGGCGCGACACGGAGTCAATCCGACCGGCTACTGACCATCCGTGTCGTCGACTCGACGAGCGACGTAGTGAGGCCGTGGACCGTGCCATCGGTACTTCAACGCGGCCAGGCGCCCCACGGTGATCAGCGCTGCACAGATGAGACCGATCCACGGCCGGTACCAGTCGAAATGCATGAGCGTCGTGGTGAGGACGGCCCCGATGAACGCCGGGATCGCGTAGAGCGGCTCGTCGGTTCGCAGGATCGCGGGGACTTTGCCGGACAGCATGTCGCGGATGATGCCGCCACCCACACCCGTCGTGAGCCCGAGCAGCGCCGCGGCCGGTGCACCCACTCCCCACGCGTAGCCGACTGCGGTGCCGGTGACCACGAACAGTCCGAGCCCGACGGCATCGGTGACGTCGAGCGGCCAGCGCTGCAGTATCGCGGGCGGATGCCAGAAGAAGATCACCAAGCCGGTCGCCGCGGCCGCCGCCAAGAACCTGAAGTCGGTGAAGGCCACCGGCGGCGTGTTGCCGATCAGCAGGTCTCGGATCACTCCGCCGCCCAACGCCGTGGTGACCGCGAGAAACACGATGCCGACGATGTCGAGGTTCCGTCGGACTGCAAGCAAAGCACCGGAGGCGGCGAATGCGACCACACCGACCATCTCGCCGATCTGATGGACCAACGACGCCGCGTCGTCGATTCCACTGGCCAGAAGAGTATGTGCTGCGCTCACAGCCCACTCCGTTCGTCATCCACGTGTACGAGTATCGGTCATCGAAACGCATACGATGGGGGCGACCCGGTTCGACGAGAAGGCGAGACGCACATGGCCAAGAAGAAGTGGAACGATCTCACCAACCGCCAGAAGAGTCTGATCATCGGCGGAAGCGCTCTGGACGCCGCTCTGCGCGTGTGGGCAGGCCGTGATCTGGCGAGCCGAAGCGCCGCCGAGGTGAACGGACCCAAGTGGCTGTGGGGAGTCGGTCTCTCGGCGGTCAACTCCGCGGGTGTCCTGCCGGTCGTTTATCTGGTGAAGGGTCGTCGCGCGCGCACCTCGGTAGGCTGACTCGCGTGAGATCTCTGTCCCCTGGCGAGAACCAGCCGCTGCCGACGTCGACGGTGGTCATTCAGGTTCGCAGCGCGTCTCCGGTGAACACGTCCGCACTGTTGCTGACCGGAGCAGGCAGGGTCCGATCCGACGCCGACTTCGTGTTCTACAACCAGCCCTCGGCGCGCGGTGTGCAGTACCGCGACGAAGGTCCGGTGGACGTCGTCACCATCGACACCACGGCCATCGAAGGCGCGATCGAGACGATCGCCGTCACCGCGAGCCTCGACGGCACAGGTCCCACCTCATTCGCCACGGCCGGCGTTCTGCAGGCGACCCTGTTCGACGCGAACCGCACCCCGGTGGCCGACTTCGTCGTCCCGGGACTCACCAGCGAGACCGCGGTCGTCTGCCTCGAGGTGTACCGACGCGGCGATGTGTGGAAAGTCAGGGCACTCGGTCAGGGCTACGACACCGGGCTCGCCGGTCTTGCGACCGCGTTCGGCATCACCGTCGACGACCCCGATCCTGTTCCGCAGCAGCCTCGGGTCGCCGACCCGCAGCCGTGGCCCCCGACGCCCGCTCCCACCCCACCCGCCCCTGCCGCGCCGGTCCCGAACCCGGCCGTCGCCCGTCCGTCTGGAGCCCCCATGCAAAGCGAACTGTTCAATCCCGCACACGCCGAGGTGCAGGCGCACGGCATCGCCAAGCAGGGCAGCAAGATGTGCCGGGTCGGCATGAACGGCGAGATCATGGCCCGCCAGGGGTCGATGGTTGCGTACCAGGGCAACCTGCACTTCGAGGCGCTCGGCGCAGGCGGCATCGGCCGAATGATGCGGCAGGCGATGACGGGCGAAGGTGTGCCTCTGATGAAGGTGACCGGGCAGGGCGACCTGTTCCTGGCCGACAACGCGAGTGAGGTCCATCTGATCGATTTGGACGGATCCGATGGTCTGACGATCAACGGCGCCAACGTCCTCGCATTCGACTCCACTCTCCAGTACAACGTGGAGCGCATGCACGGCGCCGGGTCGATGAGCAATGCGGGCATGTTCAACTGTGTCTTCACCGGACGCGGCCGCATCGCGATCACCACCAACGGCACGCCCGTCGTCTTGAACGTCGCCGGCGACACCTTCGCCGACCCGCAGGCTGCGGTCGCGTGGTCGTCGAGCCTGCGGACATCGGTGAAGACGAACGACAGCTTCGGCCTCGGCACCCTGATGGGCCGCAGCACCGGCGAGCGCTTCACGCTCGCCTTCGCAGGCCAGGGCTTTGTTGTCGTCCAGCCGTCCGAGCAGCCTCCGGGCGGCATGATCGGCGGCACCGGACAGGGTCAGGACGCGGGCGTCGGCGGCATGCTCGGCGGCTTCCTCGGGCGTTAGCGCCCGCCTCGATGCGGCTGAGTGGACACGTCGCTGATCAGGTTCGGCGACGTTCGACAGTCACATCGGCGACTTCGACAGGTAACCGCTGGACGAGCCGGGCCGGGCGCCATTTCTGTCGTTCGGGGTCCCACGGGCGAAATATCAGCCACATCACGGTGAAGACGATGAGGCGGAACACCAGATCCAGATACATCTGCCGTTCGCGATGCTTGTTCCCCCGCGCCCGCGCCGTACGGATCCCACCGGTCACGTAGTGCCAGTTCGTCCACGGCGAACGCTGAATCGTACGAGTCGAGGTGGCGACGAACATGGTCGGTGAGAAGAAGATCTTCATCCCTTGCTCCTCCATCGCAAGAGATAAGTCCATGTCCTCCCACACGTCCGCTCGGTTAGTGAGGGTGTCGCGCACTCGTGCCCATGCGGACGCGGTGATCGCATGATTCAGGCCGTGGACCGCGCCGATCGGCCCACCGTTCTCGAACCCTTTCGGAACCTTCCGCGCCTGTCTCTCGATGAATGCGAACGGGGGTCCGTCGTGCACAGTTGTGGGTCCGGTGAGCGCTGAGTACTGCGAGTTCTCCTCATCGTCGAAGAATGATTCGATTGTGGCGGCCCAACCCGGTTCAGCCCAGGTGTCGGCATCTACCCGGGCTATGACGTCGCCGGTCGCCGCGTCATAACCCGCTGCCCGCGCCGCATAACATCCCGGCCGGTCTTCAGAGATGAGGTGTATTGATGGATGCCGCTCAACGTACTCTTCGACGGCGAGCGCAGAACCGTCCGTCGACCCGTTGTCGACGACAATGATTTCGTCGAGTTCCCTAGTCTGGCCGAGTAGTGCGTCCAGACACGCTCCGATGCCGTCGACCTCGTTGTACATCGGTACTACAGCTGAGATAGTCACACTCACTGTCAGCGCCTTCGTTAGATACCCGACTTCATGATGTGTCGGCCCTTTCGAAAGCCGTTGACTCAACGCGGTCGATCGATTCCGTCTGCCGACTCTTCTACCGTAGCCAAATCTGCCCTATCCGCATTCAGAACGAAACATCCGGTCGGCCGAAGTCGCGCTCAGACTAGGTCCACCGGCGATACTCGAGATCGACGCAAGTTGCGCAGGCTCCACTGACGTGAGACAGGGTCGAAGGGCGCGACCAGCGCCCTCATGACGATCAGGTTGATCAGGTTCGGGAAGTACGTCAGGCAAAGCACCGCGACGCCCTTCTTGTCGCCGTGCCGACCTCGAGTACGGAAAGCCGCATGGAGATAGCGGAGATTCGACCCGAAACTTGCGGCGAACCTACGGGCGGACTGCCCCGCCAGGAGGGTCGGCAAGAAGCGGACCACTCCGCCCGATTCGATTACGCCATAGTAGAGGTCGAGGTCTTCGTGGAGATCGTCGTCGTCGAGCAGATGCTGCCGTGCTGCTGTCCAGGCGTTCTTCCGCAGAGCGCAGTTCGCTCCGTACAGGCCGGGAGCTTTCATGTCCCCCCGGCGGGCGGACGTCTTCGCGAGCTTGACCGCTGACCGGCGCATCGGGCCGTCGACCGGCGAATCGTACGGGTATGTCGCACCCATCACCCCGCTCACGTCGGCGTTCGTCATGAAGAAGTCGCGAAGTCGACGCGTCCATTGGGGGTCGAGGCGGGTGTCGGCGTCGATCCGGCCGACCACGTCCCCGGTCGATGAGTCGAATCCCGCCGTGCGCGCCGACCGGACGCCTTGCGTCTTCTCGTCGACGATCCGGAGTGGAAGTCGTCCGAGATATCCCTCGACGACCGCCCTTGTCCCGTCGGTGGAATTGTTGTCAACGACAACCACCTCGTCGATCGGGTGTGTTTGAGCGACAACGTGATCCAGACACAGCCCGATCACGTCCGCTTCGTTGTACACGGGGATGACAAGGCTGAGCCTCATAGTCTCGGAAGGCATGGGCTCAGGCTAGCCTGAATGCCCCAACGGGGGCTAAAGCGGACCAAATCACGGTTGTGAGCACTCCGATCCTGCCGGCTCCCCATGAACCGGAGACATCCGTTCGGACCACGCATTGCGGAACGGGCGCCACGTTCCCGTGACCGGGTCGTACGGGCGG
This genomic window from Gordonia sp. PDNC005 contains:
- a CDS encoding TRIC cation channel family protein yields the protein MVGVVAFAASGALLAVRRNLDIVGIVFLAVTTALGGGVIRDLLIGNTPPVAFTDFRFLAAAAATGLVIFFWHPPAILQRWPLDVTDAVGLGLFVVTGTAVGYAWGVGAPAAALLGLTTGVGGGIIRDMLSGKVPAILRTDEPLYAIPAFIGAVLTTTLMHFDWYRPWIGLICAALITVGRLAALKYRWHGPRPHYVARRVDDTDGQ
- a CDS encoding glycosyltransferase family A protein, with translation MPSETMRLSLVIPVYNEADVIGLCLDHVVAQTHPIDEVVVVDNNSTDGTRAVVEGYLGRLPLRIVDEKTQGVRSARTAGFDSSTGDVVGRIDADTRLDPQWTRRLRDFFMTNADVSGVMGATYPYDSPVDGPMRRSAVKLAKTSARRGDMKAPGLYGANCALRKNAWTAARQHLLDDDDLHEDLDLYYGVIESGGVVRFLPTLLAGQSARRFAASFGSNLRYLHAAFRTRGRHGDKKGVAVLCLTYFPNLINLIVMRALVAPFDPVSRQWSLRNLRRSRVSPVDLV
- a CDS encoding AIM24 family protein produces the protein MTRVRSLSPGENQPLPTSTVVIQVRSASPVNTSALLLTGAGRVRSDADFVFYNQPSARGVQYRDEGPVDVVTIDTTAIEGAIETIAVTASLDGTGPTSFATAGVLQATLFDANRTPVADFVVPGLTSETAVVCLEVYRRGDVWKVRALGQGYDTGLAGLATAFGITVDDPDPVPQQPRVADPQPWPPTPAPTPPAPAAPVPNPAVARPSGAPMQSELFNPAHAEVQAHGIAKQGSKMCRVGMNGEIMARQGSMVAYQGNLHFEALGAGGIGRMMRQAMTGEGVPLMKVTGQGDLFLADNASEVHLIDLDGSDGLTINGANVLAFDSTLQYNVERMHGAGSMSNAGMFNCVFTGRGRIAITTNGTPVVLNVAGDTFADPQAAVAWSSSLRTSVKTNDSFGLGTLMGRSTGERFTLAFAGQGFVVVQPSEQPPGGMIGGTGQGQDAGVGGMLGGFLGR
- a CDS encoding glycosyltransferase family A protein, giving the protein MSVTISAVVPMYNEVDGIGACLDALLGQTRELDEIIVVDNGSTDGSALAVEEYVERHPSIHLISEDRPGCYAARAAGYDAATGDVIARVDADTWAEPGWAATIESFFDDEENSQYSALTGPTTVHDGPPFAFIERQARKVPKGFENGGPIGAVHGLNHAITASAWARVRDTLTNRADVWEDMDLSLAMEEQGMKIFFSPTMFVATSTRTIQRSPWTNWHYVTGGIRTARARGNKHRERQMYLDLVFRLIVFTVMWLIFRPWDPERQKWRPARLVQRLPVEVADVTVERRRT